In Pyxicephalus adspersus chromosome 10, UCB_Pads_2.0, whole genome shotgun sequence, the DNA window aaaaacgtGAAGGTAAGAGCACTGCGTTCTCATAGGGAACATATTCCAACCTTGTAAGGTCAACGGCTGGCCAGCTGCTTCCTGGTTGCCAGGGGGAATCTATTTGCTGTATGAGAAGGAAGTGTCCCCAATGTGAGAGAGGTGTCAATCATTTTGTTGTAGTCCAGAAATGTATTCAAACATTTGTAATTAATCAGTAAATTTTTTGGTTATAATTATGAAAAGATTTATGATTCAGCATGCAGAGAACCTCAAGTAATACTGATATATATCCTATTCTGTTACTATTTGCTTACATCTTTGTAAACCATTTGGGTAAAAAGAGGGAGTCACAAATGTGTTTTAACAGTAAAGCATCACTATCACTCCAAACCGAAAGTCAATGCCGAGGAACTTCCCATGCAGGATGTAAAGCGTGTCCAAAGCACCCGAGGCAGCCATTTTGTTGAAGTTGAGAGATAGAAGTAAGAACTTCAAGTATAAGCTAAAGACTTCTGGTTTAGTTTAAGGCTCGGGAGTGTTTGCCCAGTAATGAGGAAGTAATAACGTCTACTTATTATGAAAGAAGCGGGTCCCAGCAGAATCTGTGGTATTGGGGGCTGGAGATGCTCAGCTATTAATGCTATATTTAAGTTTTTACAGGTTGTAGGGAATATTCACCACTAGAACTGGAGCCTGTCATGGCTAAGCGGTACGTCTATATTGTCCAAATACCTTCTTCTAAGAGGCTGATATTGGCTAGAAATAAATTGTGGCTGATGGTTAGTTTTGGCCGTCGTGGAACTTACTTCCAAAGCAACCCAGATGTTGTAAACTCCATATTCAGACTGCATACGTGCTCCTAAATGTGGCTTAAAATTCCCCCTAATTCACTGCAGTACAGTTGGTGGTTGGGTCCAGTTTATGTATCCGTGTTTTTTTGGAGGAGGCTGAAAGAATAGCTATTCCAACATGATAAAGACATAACAAGTACATAGCAGCCTTGGTGTGAATCTTCTCCAACAGATACATTTCGTAATGGGTTGAGAAAACAATGAGGAATCAGTAGTTGGAGGTCATCAGCCACCAGGAGATCCATTTTGTATAGGTTGAGGGATCAATCAGGAATCAGTGGTCAAAGGTCACCAGCTAACAGGAGATCCATTCTGTATAGGTTGGGGGATCAATCAGGAATCGAGGTCAGAGGTCACCAGCCAATCAAGGAGAGCTGGAGAACATTGTGCACCTTCAGTGGCCACAGGACAAAAAGCTCTGATGGCCACCTCTAGGTGCCGTGGCTCCGGGGATTTCCACTTCCCTCATTTATGTTGTTCATTTATCACTGTACAAGTAACAAGTGGTGTTCTTGTTCCAAGTCTCATTATCCAAGAAGCTAAGACACATTAACAAGGGAATATTACACCCTGGAGATCTTCTACCTGCTTACTAGAGAGGTTTTAGGAGATCACATGACATCACTTGTGACATGATATCATGTTCAATGTCTAAGAAGACACACATCTAACCTTAGAGGTAGCACATAGTATGGAACAGGTCACCCCGTTTCTTCTTATCTATTACTTTATCTCAATATGTAGGTTTACAgacccataataaaaaaatgaatgatcccCAACCTCCCCCCCCCATATATAAGAGGATCAATAACAAAAATACCCTAAAAGTTACCTAGAAGATCACTGAgctgctgacgggagaggtgagcggtgccgggaattctgggacgttattatgggatgtgtctggatggtgactgtatcattgtgtgtgtcaggttcctataagatgtcaggatgtcactgtctatttctccatggaggagtgggagtatgtcgtgatgtcatgatggaggaccaccagacccgcACATCACGTAATGTACACATCACATAAGGTAAGAATTTTTACATCTTGTATGGGAAACTTTAACCCTTCTATTAATTCCTAGGGGTGGGCCAGAAACCGGTTCAAGTATGGTTCTCTCGTGTTATATTGAGGCTGAAACTCAGCAAAGCGACAAAAACCAAAAGGCATTAAATAAACAATTctcaaatagatataaaaaatacattttttatacaaaatacttaaaacacCTAACGTTGTTATAGAACaaattaacaaacaatatttgtaCTTATACAAAATATAAGTTATACTTATTTCCATGATTACATATGATTTAGttcaattttaaatgaatacatataatTTGAGGCATTTCGCAGAAATAAataccgcttcatcaggaatgTGTTTCATGGTGGTGGAGTCCTCTCCGGATCTATAAGAGACATCTTCAGCAGGGATATTAACAGAAGGCAAGTATTGGGGACTGGCCATTGGATTAGTGGTCTTTGTACCTGGAGTTGGCATGGGACCTGGATGGTGGATGTTGGTAGGTATGTCttgtttaaaaaaggaatttcagGATGGGATATAGGGGGGTATGTGAATGGGGTAATATTTGCCAAGAGATGGCCCTTTAAAGAGCTCTGTGTTTTCCCAATGTGAGGACCTGGTTGTTGTTAAAGTGGAAAATGTAGATGATGAGGTAGATGGGAAGAAGTTCCCTCAGAGATCAGCACAGGTACGTAGTAAACACTAAATCCAGAAAAGAGTCCCAGATTCTCCTTGTTCAGCCACTTCAATTCCACCAATACAATGTATTTACTTTCACACAGATGATGGAAGAGGACTCTAAGACCAATCGAAGAGGAAGAGGACACCCATGGAGATGTTTGGTGGTGACGCAAACCCATCGGAATCCATTCCGAAGGCCGGCAAGCAAAGCACTAGAAAGAAACCCTTCGTGTGCTCAGTGTGCAGCAAGTCGTTTTTTTAGAGCTGCAATCTGGTGGCCCACATGAAGATCCACACCTAGGAAAAGCCCTTTGAGTGCTTTCTGAGGAAGCGGGAGCTGGTTGTTCACCAGTGGCCTCACACTGCTGGGAAACCTTTCCAGTTCCCAGAGTGTGGCAAACATTTTGCAGACCTGGTAAAGCATCGCAGGGTTCACACGTCTGAACAGTATGGGAAATGTTTCTCAGAAGGCTCAATGCTGATTAAACACAAGCCAGTCTACATGAGGGTGCTGTACATCTGCAAAGGCTATGTGCTCAGCTACAACTACAAGGTGACGCTTATTAAACACACCGGGGTACATGACGTAAAGGTCTTTTATGGGCGGGGGCAAGAGATAAAGGATGTGACCTTACTTTcagattatattttaaattcagaCCTCAGGGGCGGGACTTGCCAGAATCCCCCTCCCTTCCCACTTTTATCACCAATTTACTTCCTCCACACTACAAGTTGGGAGGTCAACACATTCTGTAAACTGTAAGGTGAAATAAACTGCACTGTGTGTATTAATGTTGaagtttatattttgccttcctcagggatgtaatcaTTGGGTCTCCATGCAACGCAGGCAGTATATGGTTGGTGGGAGGACCAGTAGGGTGTTGTAGAGGGTGTTTCCTGAAAACAACACagctttgatttgtttttaaaaaatgtcattacttATGTATTACAGTTGATAACCCCCTACTATAACTTGCTTGATTATAACACATTTAATGCCTGATTTGACCTAAAAAATGTCAtcatatatgtattacatttcgATACCCACTTTATAGGGACTTTACATGAATATGCTGAATATGCTTTATCCTGTCCACAATTTAACAAATGGGTTCCCTGAATCTCTTATTATTCTGTTTAGTATTGGTCTCCaaccaatcccctgaagaagccaggtggcgaaatgcgtcgggtaaaaGAGACAATGACATACAAGACTTGATGGAATATTGTATAATTGGTATTGTAATTTATGTTTGTCAAGATGTTCTGATGATGACCTAAGTGTAGCACAAGATACTAAAAATTATCCACAAATTAGTAAAGCACATTTGAACCTAagtgttgccacaaaaaagcCTCTTCTTCTCTTTCATCCAATATCTACTGGACAGTGTTATTGCTTTGTGACcttcaaaaacatataaaaattccCCATTTGCACAATGAGCTAAAAGCTAATAGGTGTTCACAACCCCTTTGCTCATGTAGAACTCCCTGTGCTCTCGTGCTCTGTCCATGATAGAGGCTTCTCCCCTTTTCGTGTATAACAAGACTGGATTTCTGGGTACAGCACCTTCGACACACAGAACAACATGGACCTACTTCTGCACATGGACCCTTTTATGACTGTCAAGCTGGAATTTAGTTGGAAAGCTTTTTTGCAGGCTTTTCCCTGTGTGCTTGCTAACATGCTTAACAAGAGACGAGTTCAACTGAAAACACCTCCCGCACTCGGAACATggaaatggcttctctccagaGTGGGACCTTTGCTGGGTCTCTAGATCATCCTTCCTCAGAAAACTCTTTCCACACTTTGCGCAAGATAATTCTTTGTCCTCTGTATGTATCCTTAGATGTTTCTTAGGATTCTTCTTCTGCTTAAAACAAGTCCTACACTGGGGTTATGAATGAGGTTTCCCACTTTTGAATGAACTATGTGATGCACAAAGTGGCTGGATTATGAGGCAAAGATTTTCCACACTTTGTGTTTAATAGTCAACTGTACTGATCTCTGGAGAGATctccttttatttacattttaataacacTTTCCTTCTATACAAAAGATAAACTGCCATAAGCAGTCACTTTCATATGCTGTAGAGGTGTACCATccaaaagcagccaatcagaatttaaCTTTTGTTTCTAGTTGGGCACCACgatggcttagaggttagcactctggcctttgcagaactgggtcccaggtttaaatctcagtcaggacactatctgcatggagtttgtaggttctccctgtgttgcaTGGCTTTCCACCGGGTATTCTGGTTTTATCCCacaaacatccagttaggttatttggcttcccccaacattgacctcagactgtgttaatgacatataataatggtaggggcattagattgtgggccccttagaggaacagctagtcacatgactatggactttgtacagcgctgtgtaatatgtcggcgctatataaatactgtgtaataataatagttcctACACTTTGATTCTTGTACCTAGATAAAGTCATAATATTTGAGTTGGTTCCACCTAACTGGTGAGGGTTTTCTCGATTTTCCTGTGTGGAGTTCAGAGTACAGAAGATGgagacatctctctggtgggatccctttactggatccatctgtaggaaacacacacactgactgaatacattgtctctatgtgtttatcagatgatgggggatctatcctccgtactgctctctcctttacaataaagtctcctcttacccggtgatgtcaGGGTCTGGTGGttctccatcatgacgtccttgtagaggtccttgtgtccttctaaatacttccactcctccatggagaaatagacagtgacatcctgacaccttatagaaacctgacacacacaatgatacagtcaccatccagacacatcccataataatctcccagaattccccgCTCACCTCTCGCGTCAGCTCCATCATCTTCTGGGTGACTTCTAGGATCTTCTTGTCATTGTTTTCTATCAGATATAGGGGAGGCAGGTGAAGGTATAGGATATTATATTAGTTATTACCACACCCTTTGCAGACaatttaataaatgtcatgtGACCCTTCTCGAATCCTTCTGGGAGGTAGGTAGATAATTTCAAGAGTGAGCTGTAATATCTTTTTAGTcatgttcttccttttttccttcattcTCAGTGATAACAGCTCCTCGTGGGAGGTATCAACTCGGGGAAGGTACCAACTTGGGGGAGGTACCAACTATCATAAATCTTCTGCAATATCAGAAAATGTAGTAAAATGCCAGCTAGTAACAGAAGTAACAAAAGTTTGGCTGATCATCTGATCAAACTCAattcattaattatttatttattatcatttttaaattgcttttcccAGATGTCGACATTAGAGAACTCATAAGCCTTTTGAGCAGGAGGAGTGGTGGCCATTTTGTAGTaaccaataaaatatgtttgttttatctgtaccaagcaataattttttatttcttcatggATGTTAACTTttcccatataaaaaaaagtccgcTTCTTGGTTGGTTGGACCAAAACCAAGTCTTGAAATTTGAGGCTGGAGGCCATTTTTCTGTAAACTCTGGCATGTCCTAGGCTCCTCCAAAGCTGTCTGTAGGATATGCTGGTTGTATTTGGGTATTCAATTAggaagtaatattttattaattatttaactATCCAGTTACTCCAGAGAATAATAGAAGAGCCAAAATTAAGGCGGCTCACGGTGTGGGAGGTGGTCATTGGTGGATGGACAAAGCAGAAGTAGCTTTTGGGTTCTCCTATCTATCATCTAGCTACACACTCCTCGGCGAAGCCTTACTTCTGTACAAAGTGTGGGAAAAACTTTGGACCACCATCAGGCAAGAAGTCATATACATGTAGGAAAGCCTTTGAGCAGAAGGTGTGGCTTGTAGGGCATCAACAAATATGCATGCAGAATAGGCCATATTTTTGTTCCATTCATATTGCTCAGTGCTGTTCAAACTTTAGTATAGAAGAAGTAACAATACTATCATTGTCAACATGCCAATCTATATTGTTTCTTCAGCAATGAGTCAATCCTAACAAGCCATATATACCTCCCCTTCACCCAATGTCTACCCTGCATTCACTAGTATCCTTCCTCTCCAGTGTTCTCCGATAGCTCATCCACTCCACAACCTTCTCTGGCACCATATGCTTTGTCCCCTAACCATGTCCAACCATATTCCACCATGATTATGATCCATGACTGCATCATTCTCAGTCCATCATTCACTTTCTACCCTCTCTTAGTCTTCCTGGTACTTTGTCCTGTCCATCATCTACTCTATGTCTCCTCTTACTTCTTATGCTGGTCCCAGTCATCTTCTTTCACctcctccatcttcttctctcaATTATTATCTTTGCCCTATCTCCCATACATTGTCATTTTCATCCTTCACCTCCTCAATCTTCTTTCTCCTATTCGTAGTCCTCTAATTCTCTGcctactgtttgattgggcagccaagtggcacatgacatttaatatagataaatgtaaagttatgcacttgggggtaacaacatgcatgcttcatactgtctaNNNNNNNNNNNNNNNNNNNNNNNNNNNNNNNNNNNNNNNNNNNNNNNNNNNNNNNNNNNNNNNNNNNNNNNNNNNNNNNNNNNNNNNNNNNNNNNNNNNNNNNNNNNNNNNNNNNNNNNNNNNNNNNNNNNNNNNNNNNNNNNNNNNNNNNNNNNNNNNNNNNNNNNNNNNNNNNNNNNNNNNNNNNNNNNNNNNNNNNNNNNNNNNNNNNNNNNNNNNNNNNNNNNNNNNNNNNNNNNNNNNNNNNNNNNNNNNNNNNNNNNNNNNNNNNNNNNNNNNNNNNNNNNNNNNNNNNNNNNNNNNNNNNNNNNNNNNNNNNNNNNNNNNNNNNNNNNNNNNNNNNNNNNNNNNNNNNNNNNNNNNNNNNNNNNNNNNNNNNNNNNNNNNNNNNNNNNNNNNNNNNNNNNNNNNNNNNNNNNNNNNNNNNNNNNNNNNNNNNNNNNNNNNNNNNNNNNNNNNNNNNNNNNNNNNNNNNNNNNNNNNNNNNNNNaagctccggataaggaagggattcttcactgtaaggtctgtgaaaatgtggaatcggctccctcaggaagtagtttcaccaactactatagattgcttgaagaaagcttttctagaagcacagaatataagtggggattaaggctttaaagtaaaaataacagtgactgttgatccagtgaatatccaattgcctcatggaatcaggaaggaatttttttcccattaaagcaTATTGTacccacgtttttttttttttgccttcctctatgggatatgtttatttacctaggggtttaacttgatgtcttttttcaatcttacCTACTATCTAACTATGTATGCCTTCTCTCATTCCCGTCACATACTTGGTAAAATGTGAACTTTAGGGGCTCAGCAATATGAGCAGAAAAGGTGCTTAGTATTGGGGTCATGGTAGAGGGTTTGAGGATTGTGTGTATGGGTGCTTGGAGCTGATTTGGGGGTCAGATGAATGGTGCAGCTATAGTGCTGATTGGGGGAGATAGGTGAATGGTGGAGCTAGTTGCTGATGAGAGTCTATGGAGCAGGAGGATGCTGGCCAGGGGGTTGAGTAAATGGTGGATACTGTTAAGGAGAAGTGGATAAATGGAGGGCCAGAGTGCTAGCTCCAGGGAAAGGTTGAAGCAGGTTGCTGACTAGGAAGATGGCTGAAGGAACTCAGTTTTGGTAGAAGTGATGATGAATAGTGGGGCAGCATGCTAATAAGGCTAGGTGGATCAGTGAAAGTATGAAGGCGGTGAAAGGTGAATGAATGGTTTACTGGGTGCTCATCAGGTAAGATGAAGAAATGGGTCATGATGAGAATAGATTGGGGGGTGGCGGTGTAACAGGTGCTGATATGTGGAGCAGGCCGAGTGTGAAAATTGAGGAGGTGGCTAAATGAAGGTTCAAGGTGCTAGCTGGGTGAGGTCAGTCATTGAAGGTGCTGGTAGGAGGAGGTGGATAGTGAAAAGGGGTTCTTGTTGGAGCATTTGCAGTGATTCTGATcacctctttttattttatttttaaacccagaaaaacaaatgactgctttttatgatattgtaatctttttttattatatacatttaaataattcaaaCCACGACCTATGATATTGCAGGTACTTTACATGatgtgtcacttatactgacatTATACATTTAGAGATGATCAGATCATGTACTCTGTGATGGACAGTGTTGTTATGGTGGGTTTGCATTTTCTTGTGAGCATTGTTAGTTGTTTTTGGGTATGCCTAAATCTCTGTTGGGACAAGAATGGTATTGAAGAACCTTCCAGACTTCCAATGGCTGTTTGCAATTATAAGGGACATGATGATGTTAAACGTATCCAGTGCTGTTAACTCCAGCAGTTTCTGATCTCCACTGACTACGCAAGTGCAGTGTAACCCAGCAGTAATTATTATTGGTATAACAGGTATTTGTAGCAGATTCTTTCTCTGCTCTTCTCCAgccttttaaataaagcaatactAAACTGAAGTTGGGGCAACTTTCAAAGCATGTTCTCTTGGTCTTTGGGGGTAACATCAGGTTCTAAACTGGGTAGGCCAGCACTTGCCAGTGATCCGTTCTCCTCTGGTATATGGCCTTTATGTGATTTCTGGTGATGGACAAGAGAGTGTTTCCAAGAAAAGCTTTTCCCACAGTCCGGACAGGAAAAAATCTTCCTGCCCGCGTGAACTCTTTGATGCTTGGTCAAACCTGATTTCTGTGTGAAGTGTTTATTACATTCTGAACACGAGTAAGGTTTCTCCTTGATATGGGTCTTCTGGTGCTGCACCATGCTGGACTTGTAAAGAAAACCCTTCCCGCACTCAGGGCAAGAGAAGAGGTTATTGGTGTGGATCCTCTCATGGGTGGTGAGGGATGCCTTCTCTACAAAACTTTCACCACACTCAGAGCATGAAAATGGCTTTTCCCCAGTGTGCCTCCTATGATGTACAACCAGGCTGGCCTTCTTGGCAAACTGCTTCCCGCATTCGGAACAGGAGAAAGGCCTTAAACCCTTGTGGGTATTCTGATGAAGGGTAAGTCGGCATTTCTGGGCAAAactcttcccacattccaaacatgaGAATGGCTTCTGTTCCATATGGGATCTCTGGTGGACAACCAATGAGGACTTGCGTGCAAAGCCTTTGCCACATTCGGAACAGAAGAAGAGGTTATTGGTGTGGATCCTCTGGTGGTCAACCAGGGAAGCCTTCTCCACGAAGCTTTTGCCACAATCTGAGCAAGAATATGGCCTTTCCCCAAAATGCCTCCTTTGATGTCCAATCAAACTTGTCTTGTGGGCAAATTGcctcccacattcagaacataaATATGGCTTCTGACCAGTGTGGGTGGTCTGATGGACAATCAGGCTTGTCTTCAGCGAAAAACTCTTTTCGCACTCCGAGCATGAATACGGCTTCTGCTCCGTATGGAGCTTTCGATGAATGACAAGAGTCGACTTACGCACAAAACTCTTCCCACAGTCTGCACAGGGGAAAAGATTATTGGTGTGGATTCTCTGGTGGTCAACAAGGTATGACTTCTCAACAAAACGTTTTCCACATTCTGTACAGAAGTAAGGCTTTTCCCCGGTGTGCCGCCTCTGGTGCACAACCAGACGAGCCTTCTGTGCAAACCGTCTCCCACATTCAGAGCATGAGAAAGGCTTCACCCCTGTGTGGGTGGTCAAGTGGATGATCAGAGTGATCTTTTTGGCAAAACACTTCCCACACTCTGAGCAGGAGAATGGCTTCTGCCCTAGGTGTGCCTTCCTATGGTTAGTAAAAGTTGACCTTAGGGAAAATCTTTTCCCGCATTCAGGACATGAAAATGGCTTTTCACCTGTGTGGAGTCTCTGGTGCCCGAGAAGGTTTGATTTCTTTGCAAAGCATTTCCCACATTCGGAACAAGTGTACTGCTTTTCCTGCATGTTCATTCGTTGGTGTTTTATGAGTGACAGCTTTTCTCTGAAACTTTTCCCACAATCAGAAAATGAATACAGCTTCTCTCCTGAGTGCATGCTCTGATGGCGGACCAGAGAACCTTTCTTGGTAAAGCTCTTTCCACACTCAGTACAGAAATAAGATTTCTCCCCTGAGTGTGCACACTGATGGTGGATAAGAGAAGCTTTCTGCATAAAGCTCTTCCCACACTCTCTGCAGGAATATaacttctcccctgtgtgaagtCTTTGGTGTATCAAAAGATGTCCCTTCTGAAccaaacattttccacattcagagCAGGAATATGGTCTCTCCTTCTTGTGCGATTGCAAATGCTTGAGCAGAGTAAACTTCCGAGAGAAGAATCTCCCACATATGGAGCATGAAAAAGGATTCCCACTTTTAAGAATTTCCTAAGAAGAGGGAAAGGAAGAAACAGATTTAGGGTGTACAAGTagtgcccgggttacatacaagatagggactgtaggtttgttcttaaagtaccatatttttcgccgtataagacgcacccaattttaaaggaagaaaatctagaaaaaaaatattctgaaagattattccccttctgatcactcatgtgccattcaaattccccttctgatcactctgtgccattcaaattccccttctgatcactctgtgccattcaaattccccttctgatcactctgtggcGTTCTTACCTTTTATTCCACTGTACgacagttagggcagggatcagcagggggcgctctgcactgcagccaggaggagacacacgctgcagccaggaggagacacacgctgcagccagcgaggagaggagtcACGCGCAGAATCGGGTATCGGgcgagtatcttattttaattattttataacacatttgtcgtataagacgcaccaactccccccccctccccctgttttggggaagaaaaagtgcgtcttatacggcaaaaaatacggtatatatgtaagtccgaacaggtacattattttaaataaatatttgtctcaacatattattaggtagcatggtgtcaattactgtttaaaattctcactgtgggccaatcacaaacaaagcaaaaaaattaaaaacataaaaagcctagacattcattaacagaAAAcagtgctttgatatggaaaaagaaacagcagagtttgtcttggtcaataaaaagttacaagagttttcagaagagctcagtctcggctgtgttaagcaaaagatttcttttgcaagtcatgcaaactgtctcCTAACCCCCTCCACACTTCCGTTCTGCACACCAGGGAGCAGGGGaacccgttcgtatctaggagtcttccgtatgttggatgtccttaacccggggacgaCCTGTATTGGTATCAGCTATAGACAATTCTCCTGCAAGAGGGCCTTCTATGGACCTTTCATTGAACAGGAAAGCCAAAGACCTATGTCaggtgggttgttttttttttacccaaaaacaTTGAAAGCGAGAGATTCTTCAATGTAATGTTCAAAGGAATAGAATTATGACCaaggaaaagacaaaaatacaatttggCCAACCGGCCTCACTGGAGATCGATGGCCCAGTGGTGTCTGCTGTAGACATAACGATCATAGTTGGGCCCTATGTACCCCAACACCGTGCACTGTATCTTACCGAATGGAGGTTTGTAGCCATGGGTGTTTCTGATGGGAGGCCATCAGCTGCAATGCTATCTGGACGGTTACCCTGATGTTCCTCCAGGTTGTTCCCATCTTGTTGTCCATTTGcagcaagcagaaaaaaataattattagtaacaTCTAAAGAAGCCAAAAAAATGATGTCTTCTTCCAAGTAAttgtgaaattcatttttttatattaacaccAATCCTTGTCCCTGCGACTCTACAGGCTACAGAGGTGGAGGCTTTAACTCCCCCTCCTGATGCACAGAAAACTATTCTCGCCTTGCCGTtccttatttatgtttttagtgtttGTGACCCACCTGTGCTGATCTCTCGAGGAATTTCCTCCTCCTTACAAGGATCCCTCAAATATGGTTCTTCTGCTTCctcctttatttcatttttaatactgaTTACATTTTCACCCTGAATGCCAAAAATCAGGAGAGAACATATCTGATCTATGAATACACAACAATGTCTGCTTAGATATAAAAAGCTACTAAAATTCAATTCAACAAGTTCAGTTAAGGAGTCTTGGTCCCATCTACCTGATTCtcctgagggatctcctgatgttCCTCCGCATGATACCCAAAATACGGAGGGTGGAGACATCTCTCTGGGGTAGTTTTGTTACTGggtccatctgtaggaaacaaaTGAATGTGATCATTAAATGTCatctgaataatataaaaaaatcaatatacacaGATATCAAATCCCATACTGGGACCAACAGATAATAGTAAATTGGACCAAACGGAACAGCCAATAAAAACTCTAAGCAAGTAGACCTGGGAGTCGGCTCAGGATCTACTACTCACCTGTGCTGATCACTGAAGGGACTTCCTCCTCCTTAATACTCTTCCTTAGTCCTTCTTCCACCTCCTCAGGTTTGATGTCCCACTGAATGTCTCTGGTGTCTGTGAATA includes these proteins:
- the LOC140338954 gene encoding uncharacterized protein isoform X2, yielding MSPSPVFPGFHTGRSGDPSPSSGRYSKLGDEIPLQSFSCYRCILSPSSVFPGFHRGDPSDSLTEVKVEEKENPCIKGDDLCKKEEFPVEISTDTRDIQWDIKPEEVEEGLRKSIKEEEVPSVISTDGPSNKTTPERCLHPPYFGYHAEEHQEIPQENQGENVISIKNEIKEEAEEPYLRDPCKEEEIPREISTDGNNLEEHQGNRPDSIAADGLPSETPMATNLHSEILKSGNPFSCSICGRFFSRKFTLLKHLQSHKKERPYSCSECGKCLVQKGHLLIHQRLHTGEKLYSCRECGKSFMQKASLIHHQCAHSGEKSYFCTECGKSFTKKGSLVRHQSMHSGEKLYSFSDCGKSFREKLSLIKHQRMNMQEKQYTCSECGKCFAKKSNLLGHQRLHTGEKPFSCPECGKRFSLRSTFTNHRKAHLGQKPFSCSECGKCFAKKITLIIHLTTHTGVKPFSCSECGRRFAQKARLVVHQRRHTGEKPYFCTECGKRFVEKSYLVDHQRIHTNNLFPCADCGKSFVRKSTLVIHRKLHTEQKPYSCSECEKSFSLKTSLIVHQTTHTGQKPYLCSECGRQFAHKTSLIGHQRRHFGERPYSCSDCGKSFVEKASLVDHQRIHTNNLFFCSECGKGFARKSSLVVHQRSHMEQKPFSCLECGKSFAQKCRLTLHQNTHKGLRPFSCSECGKQFAKKASLVVHHRRHTGEKPFSCSECGESFVEKASLTTHERIHTNNLFSCPECGKGFLYKSSMVQHQKTHIKEKPYSCSECNKHFTQKSGLTKHQRVHAGRKIFSCPDCGKSFSWKHSLVHHQKSHKGHIPEENGSLASAGLPSLEPDVTPKDQENML
- the LOC140338954 gene encoding uncharacterized protein isoform X1, whose amino-acid sequence is MMENRPPLTSPDGSSNGNPPERCPRPLYSRDSTQEDQEIPHHHQVGTLSWEMRFLCNLSLVTDVFCPRPLYSRDSTEEIPQADSLTEVKVEEKENPCIKGDDLCKKEEFPVEISTDTRDIQWDIKPEEVEEGLRKSIKEEEVPSVISTDGPSNKTTPERCLHPPYFGYHAEEHQEIPQENQGENVISIKNEIKEEAEEPYLRDPCKEEEIPREISTDGNNLEEHQGNRPDSIAADGLPSETPMATNLHSEILKSGNPFSCSICGRFFSRKFTLLKHLQSHKKERPYSCSECGKCLVQKGHLLIHQRLHTGEKLYSCRECGKSFMQKASLIHHQCAHSGEKSYFCTECGKSFTKKGSLVRHQSMHSGEKLYSFSDCGKSFREKLSLIKHQRMNMQEKQYTCSECGKCFAKKSNLLGHQRLHTGEKPFSCPECGKRFSLRSTFTNHRKAHLGQKPFSCSECGKCFAKKITLIIHLTTHTGVKPFSCSECGRRFAQKARLVVHQRRHTGEKPYFCTECGKRFVEKSYLVDHQRIHTNNLFPCADCGKSFVRKSTLVIHRKLHTEQKPYSCSECEKSFSLKTSLIVHQTTHTGQKPYLCSECGRQFAHKTSLIGHQRRHFGERPYSCSDCGKSFVEKASLVDHQRIHTNNLFFCSECGKGFARKSSLVVHQRSHMEQKPFSCLECGKSFAQKCRLTLHQNTHKGLRPFSCSECGKQFAKKASLVVHHRRHTGEKPFSCSECGESFVEKASLTTHERIHTNNLFSCPECGKGFLYKSSMVQHQKTHIKEKPYSCSECNKHFTQKSGLTKHQRVHAGRKIFSCPDCGKSFSWKHSLVHHQKSHKGHIPEENGSLASAGLPSLEPDVTPKDQENML